One window from the genome of Haloarcula sp. CBA1127 encodes:
- a CDS encoding nitrous oxide reductase accessory protein NosL — translation MGCESDHRLISRRRAVHALGAGIAMGLTGCLGSSTEAAPKPIALSGQKPDYYGGMVIGDHGGPNGQVFYADAQPEPRQGPGEDTEETAHLAWFHTLAHGLFPYHFDMVDDGAEATAVYVTDYSRIDWEIPENTERKKMPAPTAPDTFADATDLTYAVETDVMGGMGPDLIPFSETDEAVRFTETHGGQTIEYDDIDRVLVERIQMSRME, via the coding sequence ATGGGTTGCGAGTCTGACCACCGATTGATATCGCGTCGACGTGCTGTCCACGCACTTGGGGCGGGGATCGCGATGGGTCTCACCGGGTGTCTGGGTAGTAGTACCGAAGCGGCACCCAAGCCGATAGCACTGTCCGGACAAAAACCAGATTATTACGGTGGAATGGTGATCGGAGACCACGGCGGGCCGAACGGACAGGTTTTCTACGCCGACGCACAGCCGGAACCCCGTCAGGGACCCGGCGAAGATACTGAAGAGACAGCACACCTCGCGTGGTTCCACACACTCGCCCACGGGCTCTTTCCCTATCACTTCGACATGGTGGACGACGGTGCGGAAGCGACCGCAGTGTACGTCACGGACTACTCCCGCATCGACTGGGAGATCCCGGAGAACACTGAGCGAAAAAAGATGCCAGCGCCGACCGCACCGGACACTTTTGCGGACGCGACTGACCTCACCTACGCCGTTGAGACAGATGTGATGGGTGGCATGGGACCAGATCTTATTCCGTTTTCTGAAACCGACGAGGCTGTACGGTTCACGGAGACTCATGGCGGTCAAACAATCGAGTATGACGATATCGATAGAGTACTGGTTGAGAGAATCCAGATGTCTAGAATGGAGTGA
- a CDS encoding sulfite exporter TauE/SafE family protein — protein MIAAIGGATVALMTLVILIAGTTNGLAGFGFALVGTMALATVIDPATAVVFMIIPILAVNLSLVRDLTREELRTCSRRFGPLIGAALVGTVVGMAALSSIPTGPLRVGLGLLTLGFVATTQQRIPLPEWSSGGISTFAQTRVGMLGVGGISGLLFGGTNVGVQLIAYLRSFDLSHGLFVGVVALVFLGLNGIRVGVAGLFGLYPSRTVLFASVVAAIPAVTGVAVGKRLRVTASERSRRLVVLGLLIVVGIRLVGGGVGII, from the coding sequence ATGATTGCAGCTATTGGAGGGGCCACAGTCGCGCTGATGACGCTCGTTATTCTGATCGCCGGGACGACGAACGGACTCGCTGGATTCGGGTTCGCCCTCGTCGGGACGATGGCACTTGCGACGGTGATCGACCCAGCAACGGCAGTTGTGTTCATGATCATCCCTATTCTCGCGGTGAATCTCTCACTGGTGCGTGATCTCACCCGGGAAGAGCTTCGAACCTGTAGTCGACGGTTTGGACCACTCATCGGGGCGGCGCTGGTCGGCACGGTTGTCGGGATGGCGGCCCTCAGTAGTATTCCGACCGGGCCCTTGCGTGTCGGCCTCGGGCTATTGACTCTCGGCTTCGTCGCGACCACTCAGCAGCGGATCCCCCTCCCAGAGTGGTCGTCAGGTGGGATCAGTACGTTCGCTCAAACGCGAGTTGGGATGCTCGGTGTTGGCGGCATCTCGGGACTGTTGTTCGGCGGGACAAATGTTGGTGTCCAACTGATCGCGTATCTTCGGAGCTTCGACCTCTCACACGGATTATTTGTCGGCGTCGTCGCGCTTGTATTCCTAGGACTCAACGGAATCCGTGTTGGTGTGGCGGGTCTGTTCGGGCTATACCCGAGCAGAACTGTTCTGTTTGCGTCTGTCGTCGCTGCTATCCCGGCCGTCACTGGAGTCGCTGTAGGGAAGCGCCTTCGAGTCACCGCCAGCGAGCGCTCTCGCAGACTCGTCGTGCTGGGACTGCTTATCGTGGTGGGGATTCGTCTGGTAGGCGGCGGGGTTGGAATAATCTAA